Proteins encoded within one genomic window of Humulus lupulus chromosome 1, drHumLupu1.1, whole genome shotgun sequence:
- the LOC133806880 gene encoding protein RMD5 homolog produces MELNSIKDAFDRVTKKQKLSCSKFQEVIDQIDQELEQALQKLQSANGLNSQLDYRSVLAELKIKLKGRAPLSQLESTQKEVNIAASKYPKLLEKSFNPDISKAYRNVELNTHTVNEIIASHLYRQGLFEVGDCFVEETEEPESAHAMKLLFQEMFQILDAMKCRNVQPALNWAVANSDKLNESGSDLLLKLHSLQFIEILQKQSRDEALQYARTYLSSFASDHMPEIQKLVICILWTGRLDRSPYAQLLSPTNWDKVAEELTRQFCNIQGQSCESPLTVTIAAGAQGLPPLLKFMNVMTGKKLEWQTMKQLPVPVELDKEFQFHSIFVCPVSKEQSTEDNPSMLMSCGHVLCKQSITKMSKNSTRTFKCPYCPSDIDATNCRQLYF; encoded by the coding sequence ATGGAGTTGAATTCCATTAAAGATGCATTTGATCGTGTTACAAAGAAGCAGAAACTATCCTGCTCTAAATTTCAAGAAGTTATTGACCAGATTGACCAAGAATTAGAACAGGCATTACAAAAACTACAATCAGCAAATGGCCTCAACTCCCAACTTGATTATCGGTCTGTTCTCGCTGAACTTAAAATCAAGTTAAAAGGCAGGGCCCCACTAAGTCAGCTGGAAAGCACACAAAAAGAAGTGAATATAGCAGCGAGCAAATATCCAAAGCTTCTTGAAAAATCCTTCAATCCAGATATATCAAAGGCTTATAGAAACGTTGAACTTAATACACACACAGTTAATGAGATAATAGCCAGCCATCTCTACAGGCAGGGTTTATTTGAAGTTGGTGACTGTTTTGTGGAAGAGACCGAGGAACCAGAATCTGCACATGCAATGAAATTACTATTTCAGGAAATGTTTCAGATACTTGATGCCATGAAATGTCGGAATGTACAGCCTGCACTGAATTGGGCTGTTGCCAACTCTGATAAACTCAATGAAAGTGGGTCAGATCTATTACTGAAACTTCATAGCCTGCAATTTATAGAAATACTGCAAAAGCAAAGCAGAGATGAAGCTCTCCAGTATGCTAGAACTTACCTTTCTTCATTTGCTTCTGACCATATGCCTGAAATTCAAAAGCTTGTGATTTGTATCTTGTGGACTGGAAGGCTTGATCGTTCACCATATGCGCAACTATTATCACCGACCAATTGGGACAAAGTCGCTGAGGAGCTAACCAGGCAGTTCTGCAACATTCAAGGGCAGTCTTGTGAAAGTCCATTGACTGTAACAATAGCAGCAGGGGCCCAGGGGCTACCCCCTCTTCTGAAGTTCATGAATGTAATGACCGGAAAGAAGCTGGAATGGCAGACTATGAAGCAGTTGCCTGTGCCGGTTGAGTTGGACAAGGAGTTTCAGTTCCATTCCATATTTGTATGTCCAGTCTCTAAGGAGCAATCCACCGAAGATAATCCGTCAATGTTGATGTCATGTGGCCATGTGCTTTGCAAGCAATCTATCACAAAGATGTCAAAGAACAGCACAAGAACTTTCAAGTGTCCATATTGTCCGTCTGATATCGATGCAACAAATTGTAGGCAGTTGTATTTCTGA